From a single Hymenobacter sp. YIM 151500-1 genomic region:
- a CDS encoding cold-shock protein gives MSTGTVKFFNETKGFGFINDTTTGQDVFVHVTGLIDEIRDNDAVQFDVEQGRKGLNAVNVRRA, from the coding sequence ATGTCAACAGGAACCGTAAAATTTTTCAATGAAACCAAAGGCTTTGGCTTCATCAACGACACCACCACCGGCCAGGACGTTTTCGTTCACGTAACTGGCCTCATCGACGAAATCCGCGACAACGACGCGGTGCAGTTTGACGTGGAGCAGGGCCGCAAAGGCTTGAATGCCGTTAACGTGCGCCGAGCTTAA
- a CDS encoding curli production assembly/transport protein CsgE — MATSNKPVPAPPSPALVLWWRPWMMGLSCWLLLLLLHAEPAWAQAERKRPARSDEQPTTAAPTRESEGGAESARKLEENLRLLLRVDSLQSARRKAASLEISGLVVDQTITKLGRDFYELFYTQWEAPAGIEEFTIVISERPGRTNTTLVAVRVNDEDLLEMPLQPSYDLTQEAVLGALGSVQEFLQQQRNLSRQLEKEDRGGVGLY, encoded by the coding sequence ATGGCTACGTCAAACAAACCTGTTCCGGCGCCTCCATCACCAGCCCTGGTGCTCTGGTGGCGGCCTTGGATGATGGGGCTCAGCTGCTGGCTCCTGCTCCTACTATTGCATGCCGAGCCAGCCTGGGCGCAGGCGGAACGCAAGCGGCCCGCGCGTTCCGACGAGCAACCCACCACGGCGGCGCCCACGCGCGAATCGGAGGGCGGGGCCGAGTCGGCGCGCAAGCTGGAGGAAAACCTGCGCCTGCTGCTACGGGTCGATTCGTTGCAGTCGGCGCGGCGAAAAGCGGCAAGCCTGGAAATCAGCGGACTGGTAGTCGACCAGACCATCACCAAGCTGGGGCGCGACTTCTACGAACTGTTCTACACGCAGTGGGAAGCGCCGGCCGGCATTGAGGAGTTCACCATCGTTATTTCGGAGCGGCCCGGCCGCACCAATACCACACTGGTGGCAGTGCGCGTCAATGACGAAGACTTGCTCGAAATGCCCTTGCAGCCCAGCTACGACCTCACCCAGGAGGCAGTGCTGGGGGCTTTGGGTTCCGTGCAGGAGTTTTTGCAGCAGCAGCGCAACCTCAGCCGCCAACTGGAGAAAGAAGACCGGGGCGGAGTTGGGCTTTATTAA
- a CDS encoding PAS domain-containing sensor histidine kinase produces the protein MAEFGAVFTNQAEASAHIQFIYDEASGRVIYVNPAYEQVLYGSREHVNEELPDLLARLHPDDKAYLAHYLKLWRRGQMPDEVELRLQRPKQPDQWLCLTPHWEQTGAGTALLAGTLRDISVDKRYQQHADAFNTRKNATLEILSHDLSSTFVMVQQISSFLREEVPVEGHAADLLQALETTSQQSLHMIRELVNIEFLESANIDLKRERVEVGAALDPALEELQRRQDLLGHRFEYELPAEPVYAYLDVNKFTQVLNNLVGNAIKFTPDGGRITVQVEPGPDFVRIRVMDKGIGIPAELQPYLFERFTKARRVGLWGEEATGLGLVLCKTIVDWHQGTITVFSTEGQGTTFMIELPRASA, from the coding sequence ATGGCTGAATTCGGCGCCGTATTCACGAATCAGGCAGAAGCCAGCGCCCACATACAGTTTATTTACGACGAGGCCAGCGGCCGTGTCATCTACGTTAACCCGGCCTACGAGCAGGTGCTGTACGGCAGCCGGGAGCACGTCAACGAGGAGCTGCCGGACCTGCTGGCCCGCCTGCATCCCGACGATAAAGCGTACTTGGCCCACTACCTGAAGCTGTGGCGGCGCGGGCAGATGCCCGACGAGGTAGAGCTGCGCCTGCAACGCCCCAAACAACCGGACCAGTGGCTTTGCCTGACGCCCCACTGGGAGCAAACCGGCGCCGGCACGGCCCTGCTGGCGGGCACCCTGCGCGACATCAGCGTGGACAAGCGCTACCAGCAACACGCCGATGCCTTCAACACGCGCAAGAACGCCACGCTGGAAATCCTTTCCCACGACTTGAGCAGCACCTTCGTGATGGTGCAGCAAATCAGCTCTTTCCTGCGGGAAGAAGTGCCCGTGGAGGGCCACGCCGCCGACTTGTTGCAGGCACTGGAAACCACCAGCCAACAAAGCCTGCACATGATCCGGGAGCTGGTCAACATCGAATTTCTGGAGTCGGCCAACATCGACCTGAAGCGGGAGCGGGTGGAGGTAGGCGCCGCCCTGGACCCGGCCCTGGAGGAGCTGCAACGGCGGCAGGATCTGCTAGGCCACCGGTTTGAGTATGAGCTGCCCGCCGAGCCGGTGTACGCCTACCTGGACGTGAACAAGTTTACGCAGGTACTAAATAACCTGGTGGGCAATGCCATTAAGTTCACGCCCGACGGTGGCCGCATTACGGTGCAGGTTGAGCCTGGCCCTGACTTTGTGCGCATCCGGGTAATGGATAAGGGCATCGGCATTCCGGCCGAGCTGCAACCGTACTTGTTTGAGCGCTTCACCAAGGCCCGGCGGGTTGGCCTGTGGGGCGAAGAAGCCACCGGCTTAGGCCTGGTGCTGTGCAAAACAATTGTGGACTGGCACCAGGGCACGATTACGGTGTTTAGCACCGAAGGCCAGGGCACTACCTTTATGATTGAGCTGCCGCGGGCCAGCGCCTAG
- a CDS encoding glutathionylspermidine synthase family protein, protein MIQIQPLTGDVAPAVRGLGWDWALEDACQNYVAREAVRLPEATADELLQAADTLYDLLVQSIPDPIPDDLLRLLAVPELLWPAVRHSWNDDRHWHVYGRFDLVTTPAGPKLIEFNADTATGLPETAVVQWASLVAAGQAQEDRQANGLFEGLQDQLSRWLELNDDLEPTLLLVHLPDSAEDAANCAVVAEAALEAGFAQVHVCPVDAMQVAVAVGEERGAWAEVEPGRWQRFGFVFKLVPWEILAEEEPALTQDLTELLRSRDLVIANPAYTLLFQSKAILAWLWQCFPGHPLLLEASLQELSGGQQVRKPVLGREGQDVAEIRAGVTLPAPTPGDYARQPAVYQRFAELPRDAQGRQYQAGVFWAGAACAIGFRRDQGFITNLSEFVPHVLEQ, encoded by the coding sequence ATGATACAAATACAACCGCTAACCGGGGATGTGGCGCCGGCTGTGCGTGGGCTGGGCTGGGACTGGGCCCTGGAAGATGCCTGCCAAAACTACGTAGCCCGCGAAGCCGTGCGCCTGCCTGAAGCCACTGCCGACGAGCTGCTCCAGGCCGCCGACACCCTCTACGACCTGCTGGTGCAGAGCATTCCCGACCCCATTCCCGACGACTTGCTGCGCCTGCTGGCCGTGCCCGAGCTGCTGTGGCCGGCCGTGCGCCACTCCTGGAACGATGACCGCCACTGGCACGTCTACGGCCGCTTCGACCTGGTAACCACGCCTGCCGGCCCCAAGCTGATAGAGTTCAACGCCGACACTGCCACCGGCCTGCCCGAAACGGCGGTGGTGCAGTGGGCCAGTCTGGTAGCTGCCGGCCAGGCTCAGGAGGACCGCCAGGCCAACGGGCTGTTTGAAGGCCTGCAAGACCAGCTGAGCCGCTGGCTGGAGCTGAACGACGACCTGGAGCCCACCCTGCTCCTCGTACACCTGCCCGACAGCGCCGAAGATGCCGCCAACTGCGCCGTGGTGGCCGAAGCCGCCCTGGAGGCCGGCTTCGCGCAGGTCCACGTGTGCCCCGTCGATGCCATGCAGGTAGCGGTGGCGGTGGGGGAGGAGCGCGGGGCCTGGGCCGAGGTGGAGCCGGGACGCTGGCAGCGGTTTGGCTTCGTGTTTAAGCTAGTGCCCTGGGAAATTCTGGCCGAAGAAGAGCCCGCCCTAACCCAGGACCTCACCGAGCTGCTCCGCAGCCGCGACCTGGTTATTGCCAATCCGGCCTACACGCTGCTGTTCCAGAGCAAAGCCATCCTGGCCTGGCTGTGGCAGTGTTTTCCGGGCCATCCGCTTCTGCTCGAAGCCAGCTTGCAGGAGTTGTCCGGCGGCCAGCAGGTTCGTAAGCCGGTGCTGGGCCGCGAGGGGCAGGACGTGGCCGAAATCCGGGCTGGCGTAACCCTGCCCGCTCCCACGCCCGGCGACTACGCCCGGCAGCCGGCCGTGTACCAGCGTTTCGCCGAGCTGCCCCGCGACGCCCAGGGCCGCCAGTACCAGGCCGGGGTGTTCTGGGCCGGCGCCGCCTGCGCCATCGGCTTCCGCCGCGACCAGGGCTTTATCACCAACCTATCGGAGTTTGTACCGCACGTGCTGGAACAGTAG
- a CDS encoding CsgG/HfaB family protein: MWFRQLVPWLSVLLLSGCAPYFHQPMRPEAARLGAEVPRPTELQALPAPKEPVVAAVYKFRDQTGQYKPTLNGSSFSTAISQGTTTILMRALEESRWFKPIERENLGNLLNERKIIRSTRAEFTEQTGQKQPPLPPLLFAGIILEGGIISYDANMLTGGAGVRYFGLGASGQYRQDRVTVYLRAISTSSGQVLKTVYTSKTILSQQVDASLFRFVRFKRLLEAETGFTYNEPSEMAVKDAIEKAVQVLVLEGIQLGLWETRTPADREGPAMRAYWQEKEENQDVDVIGRTLRERRSSLGLSLLAGSERYAGDYRRALWRPGADVRLSYESGPGSRWGAFAGAGTAELAAERILQQRLYYAEAGGQWRLFPKERLTPVLLGGGGLTARGRTFDGGTLFPHVVGGAGFELLLTDRLGLTGLVQQRWFFSDRLDGLTQGKYNDYYWSGRLGLTWYLGKRPARLVNTGAGEPTPAKSNSGR; the protein is encoded by the coding sequence ATGTGGTTTCGTCAACTAGTGCCCTGGCTTAGTGTGCTGCTGCTGAGCGGGTGCGCCCCGTACTTTCACCAGCCCATGCGCCCGGAGGCGGCCCGCCTGGGCGCCGAGGTGCCGCGCCCCACCGAGCTACAAGCCCTGCCCGCGCCCAAAGAGCCCGTCGTGGCCGCCGTGTACAAGTTCCGGGACCAGACTGGGCAGTACAAGCCCACGCTCAACGGCTCCAGCTTCTCCACGGCCATTTCCCAGGGCACCACCACCATTCTGATGCGGGCCCTGGAGGAGTCGCGCTGGTTTAAGCCCATTGAGCGCGAAAACCTGGGCAACCTGCTCAATGAGCGAAAAATCATCCGCTCCACCCGCGCCGAGTTTACGGAGCAGACCGGCCAGAAACAGCCGCCGCTGCCGCCGCTGCTGTTTGCGGGCATCATCCTCGAAGGCGGCATCATCTCCTACGATGCCAACATGCTCACGGGCGGGGCCGGGGTGCGCTACTTCGGCCTGGGTGCCTCCGGGCAGTACCGCCAGGACCGCGTGACGGTGTATCTGCGGGCCATCAGCACCAGCTCGGGGCAGGTGCTCAAAACGGTGTACACCTCCAAAACCATCCTCTCCCAGCAAGTCGATGCCAGCTTGTTCCGGTTTGTGCGCTTCAAGCGCCTGCTGGAGGCCGAAACCGGCTTCACCTACAATGAGCCCTCGGAAATGGCTGTGAAGGACGCCATTGAAAAAGCCGTGCAGGTGCTGGTGCTGGAAGGCATTCAGCTGGGCCTCTGGGAAACCCGCACCCCCGCCGACCGGGAAGGGCCGGCCATGCGCGCCTACTGGCAAGAGAAAGAGGAAAACCAGGACGTCGACGTAATTGGCCGCACGCTGCGGGAGCGGCGGTCCTCGCTGGGCCTCAGCCTGCTGGCCGGCTCCGAGCGGTACGCCGGCGACTACCGCCGCGCCCTGTGGCGCCCCGGCGCCGACGTGCGCCTGAGCTACGAAAGCGGCCCCGGCAGCCGCTGGGGAGCTTTTGCGGGGGCTGGCACCGCCGAGCTGGCCGCCGAGCGTATTCTGCAGCAGCGCCTGTACTACGCGGAGGCCGGCGGGCAGTGGCGCCTGTTTCCGAAGGAGCGCCTGACGCCCGTGCTCCTGGGCGGGGGCGGCCTCACGGCCCGGGGCCGCACCTTCGACGGCGGCACGCTGTTTCCGCACGTCGTGGGCGGGGCGGGCTTCGAGCTATTGCTAACTGACCGGCTTGGGCTGACTGGCCTCGTGCAGCAGCGCTGGTTTTTCTCGGACCGCCTGGATGGGCTGACGCAAGGCAAGTATAACGACTACTACTGGAGCGGCCGCCTGGGGCTGACCTGGTACCTGGGCAAACGCCCGGCCCGCCTGGTGAACACCGGCGCGGGGGAGCCAACACCCGCTAAGTCCAATTCAGGGCGCTAA
- a CDS encoding curli production assembly/transport component CsgF produces the protein MKHFFFLISLVAGLLLHTVAASGQDLVYEPKNPAFGGGNTFNYSWLLSSAQAQNTIEDPNARPGGLGSRDPLQDFQDNLNRQILNQLTQRFVTSQFGGSGPVQEGTYVVGVYQIQVTPSGSGVTIVITDTSTGGQTTVTIPNTP, from the coding sequence ATGAAACATTTCTTCTTTCTGATTTCTCTGGTAGCGGGCCTGCTGCTGCACACCGTGGCAGCGTCGGGTCAGGATTTGGTGTACGAGCCTAAAAACCCGGCTTTTGGGGGCGGCAATACCTTTAACTACTCGTGGCTGCTGAGTTCGGCCCAGGCCCAGAACACCATCGAGGACCCCAACGCCCGGCCGGGGGGCCTAGGCTCCCGCGACCCGCTACAGGACTTTCAGGACAACCTCAACCGGCAGATTCTTAACCAGCTCACCCAGCGCTTCGTGACGTCGCAGTTTGGGGGCAGCGGGCCGGTGCAGGAGGGCACCTACGTGGTGGGCGTGTACCAGATTCAGGTGACGCCTTCCGGCTCCGGCGTCACCATTGTCATCACCGACACCTCCACCGGCGGGCAAACCACCGTGACCATTCCCAATACGCCCTGA
- a CDS encoding BLUF domain-containing protein, whose amino-acid sequence MQQPTFTTPEQRRRAVAWAVALTTGTPLAPQRYERHLLALYQEGTLTIEEVVDLLNLSVFQVLYHSRAVGPASIAQLEALLEWSRGFNAEHQITGLLLYSEGRYVQALEGAEVDVRALFGRIQRDTRHEQVVTIYEGPGPQRRFADWRMGFGQVAAPAVDQVLGALQASEPGPVLAVEDPHLQSLVEAFGYPLS is encoded by the coding sequence ATGCAACAACCCACCTTCACCACGCCTGAGCAGCGCCGCCGCGCCGTAGCGTGGGCCGTAGCCCTGACTACCGGTACCCCATTGGCCCCTCAGCGCTACGAGCGTCACTTGCTGGCGCTTTATCAGGAAGGCACCCTCACGATTGAAGAAGTAGTAGATTTACTAAACCTGAGTGTCTTCCAGGTGCTCTACCATAGCCGCGCCGTCGGCCCGGCTAGCATAGCCCAGCTGGAGGCACTACTCGAATGGTCGCGGGGCTTCAACGCAGAGCATCAGATTACCGGGCTGCTACTCTACAGCGAAGGCCGCTACGTACAGGCGCTGGAAGGGGCAGAGGTCGATGTGCGGGCCCTGTTCGGCCGCATCCAGCGCGACACCCGCCACGAGCAAGTGGTTACAATCTACGAAGGGCCGGGGCCGCAGCGGCGCTTTGCCGACTGGCGTATGGGCTTCGGGCAGGTGGCGGCCCCAGCCGTAGACCAGGTGCTTGGTGCACTTCAGGCATCGGAGCCAGGGCCGGTGCTGGCCGTAGAGGACCCTCACTTGCAGTCCCTGGTCGAGGCCTTTGGCTACCCGCTCTCATAA
- a CDS encoding SusC/RagA family TonB-linked outer membrane protein gives MKTTCTYATLALLLGTQGLTQAQTRTVTGRVTDSNNTPLPGVTVLVKGSTQGTSTGADGRYSLPITTPEAVFLVFSSIGFAPKTVELGTQSVVDVSLSETSQTLGDVVVTALGVERERKALGYSVAEVRGETLTQARENNVANSLVGKVAGLNVSSTSGGPGSSANVLIRGVSSLNQSNQPLYVINGIPVESQPSNANTGGQYDNSPDRGDAISNINPDDIETISVLKGAAASALYGYRAKAGVILITTKSAKGASGIEFNSNYVAERIIDLTDWQDQYGQGANNAKPTTAEGAAQVGNSSWGGRLDGSNVVQFDGVARPYVAQRDNLENFYRTGNSWTNTLAFNKGFDAGSVRLSASNLSNHSVVPNSKLNRQTFNLAGAFTAIKRLTIDARANYILEQAKNRAILADGAGNANFNVMFLPTSLDVRTLKPAVNADGSELQYNTGNPYNTNPYFAATRFVNDTDRERLLSSATARYTLDNGLFLQARAGRDSYTDRYTSVTPSGTAYLANGRITELTTRYSDINADGLAGHMFQVGTAFTVSPNLGVSYRRTTSETFQNVGSDFAVFGVNNITNARNKSTQFFFSDQETQSAYGSIDFSYKEFLFLTVTGRRDWFSTLATPGKDNELGKFYPSVSGSFVFSELWKPEVLTFGKIRAGYSEVGQATNPFQTQLNYTLQPFTLLGQPLGLISPDNVNIPNTALVPSEARELEVGTELGFAQNRIRLDLTYYRKKSVREIVFAPASISSGYQGAVLNSGAMENKGVETLLTFLPVKTTAFTWTSSFNATYNQNTVLSLAAGQTQSVYATSRSGVGFVGQVVGKPFGQIMAYDYKYNPDGTVALTPNGVPARGELTTFGTAFHPWIGGWSNDFTYKGFNLGVLIDGKFGGKIFSATDYYGTIFGLHKNTLVNREGTFGADNLDAATYYSTLANNVSRDFVQDASFIKLRQLTLGYAFPAALLNDKIKQVTISLVSRNLFFLHRKTDNIDPEGSYNAFAQGLELGGVPPVRTFGVNLNAKF, from the coding sequence ATGAAAACAACCTGTACGTATGCTACCCTGGCGCTTTTGCTGGGTACCCAGGGCCTGACCCAGGCCCAAACCCGCACCGTAACCGGCCGGGTAACCGACTCCAACAACACGCCGCTGCCCGGCGTGACGGTGCTGGTGAAAGGCAGCACCCAGGGCACCAGTACCGGCGCCGATGGCCGGTACTCCCTTCCCATTACAACGCCCGAGGCCGTTTTCCTGGTCTTCTCGTCGATTGGCTTCGCCCCCAAAACCGTCGAGCTGGGCACGCAATCCGTGGTTGATGTGTCGCTGAGCGAAACCTCGCAGACCCTGGGCGACGTGGTGGTAACGGCCCTGGGCGTGGAGCGGGAGCGGAAAGCCCTGGGCTACTCCGTGGCCGAAGTGCGGGGCGAGACGCTGACCCAGGCCCGCGAAAACAACGTGGCCAACTCGCTAGTGGGCAAGGTGGCCGGGCTCAACGTAAGCTCGACATCGGGCGGGCCGGGCTCCTCGGCCAACGTGCTGATTCGGGGCGTGTCCAGCCTCAACCAGTCCAACCAGCCCCTGTACGTCATCAACGGCATTCCGGTGGAAAGCCAGCCCAGCAACGCCAACACCGGCGGGCAGTACGACAACTCCCCCGACCGGGGCGACGCCATTTCCAACATCAACCCCGACGACATCGAAACCATTTCGGTGCTGAAGGGCGCGGCGGCTTCGGCCCTGTATGGCTACCGGGCTAAGGCCGGGGTGATTCTTATTACCACTAAAAGCGCTAAAGGCGCCAGCGGCATCGAGTTCAATTCCAACTACGTAGCCGAACGAATCATTGACCTCACCGACTGGCAGGACCAGTACGGGCAGGGGGCCAACAACGCCAAGCCCACCACGGCCGAGGGCGCGGCGCAGGTGGGCAACTCCAGCTGGGGCGGCCGGCTCGACGGCTCCAACGTCGTGCAGTTCGACGGCGTGGCGCGGCCCTACGTGGCCCAGCGCGACAACCTGGAAAACTTCTACCGCACCGGTAACAGCTGGACCAACACCCTGGCCTTCAACAAAGGCTTTGACGCCGGCTCGGTGCGCTTGTCGGCCAGCAACCTGAGCAACCACTCGGTGGTGCCGAACTCCAAGCTGAACCGGCAGACGTTTAACCTGGCCGGGGCCTTCACGGCTATCAAGCGGCTGACCATTGACGCCCGCGCTAACTACATTCTGGAGCAGGCCAAGAACCGGGCAATTCTGGCCGATGGCGCCGGCAACGCCAACTTCAACGTCATGTTTTTGCCGACCAGCCTGGATGTGCGCACGCTGAAGCCAGCGGTGAATGCCGACGGCTCGGAGCTGCAATATAACACCGGCAATCCGTACAACACCAACCCGTATTTCGCCGCTACCCGCTTCGTCAACGACACCGACCGGGAGCGGCTACTGTCCTCGGCCACGGCCCGCTACACGCTCGATAACGGGCTTTTCCTGCAAGCCAGGGCCGGGCGCGACTCCTACACCGACCGGTACACCAGCGTCACGCCGTCGGGCACGGCCTACCTGGCCAACGGCCGGATAACCGAGCTAACCACCCGCTACAGCGACATTAACGCGGACGGGCTGGCGGGCCACATGTTTCAGGTGGGCACGGCCTTCACCGTGTCGCCGAACCTGGGGGTGAGCTACCGCCGCACCACGTCGGAAACCTTTCAGAACGTGGGCTCCGATTTCGCCGTGTTTGGCGTTAACAACATCACCAACGCCCGCAACAAGTCCACGCAGTTTTTCTTCAGCGACCAGGAAACCCAATCGGCCTACGGCTCCATTGATTTCTCGTACAAAGAGTTTCTGTTTCTGACCGTTACGGGGCGGCGCGACTGGTTTTCGACGCTGGCTACACCCGGCAAAGACAACGAGCTGGGCAAGTTCTACCCTTCGGTGAGCGGCTCGTTTGTGTTTTCGGAACTGTGGAAGCCGGAGGTGCTGACCTTCGGCAAAATCCGGGCGGGCTACTCCGAGGTGGGCCAGGCCACCAACCCGTTCCAGACCCAGCTCAACTACACGCTCCAGCCCTTCACGCTGCTGGGGCAGCCGCTGGGCCTCATCAGCCCCGACAACGTCAATATCCCGAACACGGCCCTTGTGCCCTCGGAGGCCCGGGAGCTGGAGGTGGGCACCGAGCTGGGCTTTGCGCAGAACCGCATCCGGCTGGACCTGACCTACTACCGCAAGAAGTCGGTGCGGGAAATTGTCTTCGCTCCGGCTTCCATCAGCTCGGGCTACCAGGGCGCGGTGCTGAACTCGGGAGCCATGGAAAACAAGGGCGTGGAGACGCTGCTGACGTTTTTGCCGGTGAAAACCACCGCCTTCACCTGGACTTCTTCCTTTAACGCCACCTACAACCAGAACACGGTGCTGTCGTTGGCGGCGGGCCAAACCCAGTCGGTGTACGCTACTTCCCGCTCGGGCGTGGGCTTCGTGGGACAGGTGGTGGGCAAGCCGTTCGGGCAGATTATGGCCTACGACTACAAGTACAACCCCGACGGCACCGTGGCCCTGACGCCCAACGGCGTGCCGGCCCGAGGCGAGCTGACGACTTTCGGCACGGCGTTTCACCCCTGGATTGGCGGCTGGAGCAACGACTTCACCTACAAAGGCTTTAACCTGGGCGTGCTGATTGACGGCAAGTTTGGGGGCAAGATTTTCTCGGCCACCGACTACTACGGCACTATCTTCGGCCTGCATAAAAACACGCTGGTGAACCGGGAAGGCACGTTCGGGGCCGATAACCTGGATGCGGCCACCTACTACAGCACCCTGGCCAACAACGTGTCCCGGGACTTTGTGCAGGACGCCAGCTTCATCAAGCTCCGGCAGCTGACCCTGGGCTACGCCTTCCCGGCCGCTCTGCTCAACGACAAAATCAAGCAGGTGACCATCAGCCTGGTGTCCCGGAACCTGTTTTTCCTGCATCGGAAGACCGACAACATCGACCCGGAAGGCAGCTACAACGCCTTTGCGCAGGGCCTGGAACTGGGTGGCGTGCCGCCGGTGAGAACCTTCGGGGTGAACCTGAACGCCAAATTCTAG